A stretch of the Mycobacterium sp. ITM-2016-00317 genome encodes the following:
- a CDS encoding helix-turn-helix transcriptional regulator, producing the protein MSPVRRGETFPIHNRIGVLRAERRMSRAQLAELIDVNPQTVGALERGDHYPSLDLAFRICEVFDLPVEAVFSREPFGPLSTELYRKDGRPQGGNAHA; encoded by the coding sequence GTGAGTCCGGTACGGCGGGGGGAAACCTTCCCCATCCACAACCGCATCGGTGTGCTGCGCGCGGAGCGACGGATGTCGCGGGCGCAGCTCGCCGAACTGATCGACGTGAACCCCCAGACTGTGGGCGCACTCGAGCGGGGCGACCATTACCCGAGCCTCGATCTGGCCTTCCGCATCTGTGAGGTCTTCGATCTGCCCGTGGAGGCGGTGTTCTCCCGAGAGCCCTTCGGGCCGCTGTCGACCGAGCTCTACCGCAAGGACGGACGACCGCAAGGAGGAAACGCGCATGCCTGA
- a CDS encoding SDR family oxidoreductase codes for MTRQKILITGASSGLGAGMARQFAAKGRDLALCARRVDNLDELKAELLADYPNITIAVAALDVNDHEQVPKVFNELREELGGLDCVIVNAGIGKGYPLGGGKLWANKATIETNLVAALVQIESALEIFKAAGKGHLVLVSSVLGNVGVPGFKAAYSASKAGVTSLGESLRAEYPSGPIKITVLEPGYIESEMTAKANKTLLMVDNETGVKAMVAAIEKEKGRAVVPGWPWWPLVEVMKIMPPRFAKYFA; via the coding sequence ATGACTCGGCAGAAGATCCTGATCACCGGCGCCAGCTCGGGCCTCGGTGCGGGCATGGCCCGGCAGTTCGCCGCCAAGGGGCGCGACCTGGCCCTGTGCGCACGGCGCGTCGACAACCTCGACGAGCTCAAGGCCGAGCTGCTGGCGGACTACCCGAACATCACGATCGCGGTGGCCGCGCTCGACGTCAACGACCACGAGCAGGTGCCGAAGGTCTTCAATGAACTGCGCGAGGAACTCGGCGGTCTCGACTGCGTCATCGTCAACGCGGGCATCGGCAAGGGCTATCCGCTCGGCGGCGGCAAGCTGTGGGCGAACAAGGCCACGATCGAGACCAATCTCGTTGCCGCGCTGGTCCAGATCGAGAGCGCGCTGGAGATCTTCAAGGCCGCAGGCAAGGGGCATCTGGTCCTGGTGTCCTCAGTGCTCGGCAACGTCGGGGTGCCGGGATTCAAGGCCGCCTACTCCGCCAGCAAGGCCGGGGTCACCTCGCTGGGAGAGTCGCTGCGCGCCGAGTACCCGTCCGGGCCGATCAAGATCACCGTGCTGGAGCCCGGCTACATCGAGTCCGAGATGACCGCCAAGGCCAACAAGACCCTGCTGATGGTCGACAACGAGACCGGCGTGAAGGCCATGGTCGCGGCCATCGAGAAGGAGAAGGGCCGCGCCGTCGTCCCCGGCTGGCCGTGGTGGCCGCTGGTGGAGGTCATGAAGATCATGCCGCCGCGCTTCGCCAAGTACTTCGCCTAG
- a CDS encoding zinc finger domain-containing protein, which yields MSVPQIASLGPDALSLSGPALTEVLSGQSGRIKTVITDQKVIAGIGNAYSDEILHVAKLSPFATANKLTDAQSVALHDAMISVLTDAVTRSVGQQAATLKGEKRSGLRVHARTGLPCPVCGDTVREVSFADKSFQYCPTCQTGGKVLADRRMSRLLK from the coding sequence ATGTCGGTACCGCAGATCGCCTCGCTGGGGCCCGACGCGCTGTCGCTGAGCGGGCCGGCGCTCACCGAGGTGCTCAGTGGGCAGTCGGGACGGATCAAGACCGTCATCACCGATCAGAAGGTGATCGCCGGTATCGGCAACGCCTACAGCGACGAGATCCTGCACGTCGCCAAGCTGTCGCCGTTCGCGACGGCCAACAAGCTGACCGACGCGCAGTCGGTGGCGCTGCACGACGCGATGATCTCGGTGCTGACCGACGCGGTGACGAGGTCGGTCGGGCAGCAGGCGGCGACGTTGAAGGGTGAGAAACGTTCCGGGCTGCGCGTGCACGCCCGCACCGGGCTGCCCTGCCCGGTCTGCGGGGACACCGTCCGCGAGGTCTCGTTCGCCGACAAGTCGTTCCAGTACTGCCCGACCTGCCAGACCGGCGGCAAGGTGCTCGCCGATCGCCGCATGTCGCGCCTACTCAAATGA
- a CDS encoding phage holin family protein, translated as MGFLLRAALTGLALWLVTLLVPGIEFVGGDSTAARIGIIFVVAIIFGLVNAIIKPIVQIISIPLYVLTLGLFHIVINALMLWITSWITEHTTHWGLAIDHFWWTAIWAAIVLSIVGWGLSVLVKAD; from the coding sequence ATGGGTTTTCTGCTGCGGGCGGCGCTGACCGGGCTGGCGCTGTGGCTGGTGACACTGCTCGTCCCGGGCATCGAGTTCGTCGGCGGTGACAGCACGGCCGCGCGGATCGGCATCATCTTCGTGGTGGCGATCATCTTCGGGTTGGTCAACGCGATCATCAAGCCGATCGTGCAGATCATCTCGATCCCGCTCTACGTCCTCACGCTGGGGCTGTTCCACATCGTGATCAACGCACTCATGCTGTGGATCACCTCGTGGATCACCGAGCACACCACCCACTGGGGTCTGGCCATCGACCATTTCTGGTGGACCGCGATCTGGGCGGCGATCGTGTTGTCGATCGTTGGCTGGGGACTGTCGGTGCTCGTCAAGGCAGACTGA
- a CDS encoding LLM class flavin-dependent oxidoreductase: protein MRFTYAEAMTDPTFYIPLARAAEAAGYHAMTIPDSVAYPFESDSKYPYTPDGNREFLDGKAFIESFVLTAALCAVTTTLHFNHFVLKLPIRPPALVAKQAGSLAALFGNRLGLGVGTSPWPEDYELMNVPFARRGKRMDECIDIIRGLTSGEYFEYHGEFYDIPKTKMTPAPSQPVPILIGGHADAALRRAARNDGWMHGGGDAEELDTLIKKLGQFREEAGTAANPDYQIHVISIDAYTPDGIKRLEDKGVTDVIVGFRIPYVMGQDTEPLDAKIRNLEMFAENVIAKL from the coding sequence GTGCGTTTCACCTATGCCGAAGCGATGACCGATCCGACGTTCTACATCCCGTTGGCACGGGCCGCCGAAGCCGCCGGCTATCACGCGATGACGATCCCCGACAGCGTGGCCTATCCGTTCGAATCGGACTCGAAGTATCCCTACACCCCGGACGGCAATCGGGAGTTCCTGGACGGCAAGGCGTTCATCGAGTCGTTCGTGCTGACCGCGGCGCTGTGCGCGGTGACGACGACCCTGCATTTCAACCACTTCGTGCTGAAGCTGCCGATCCGGCCGCCGGCGCTGGTGGCCAAGCAAGCGGGCTCGCTGGCGGCGCTGTTCGGCAATCGGCTCGGGCTCGGCGTCGGCACCAGCCCGTGGCCCGAGGACTACGAGCTGATGAACGTGCCGTTCGCCCGGCGCGGCAAGCGGATGGACGAGTGCATCGACATCATCCGGGGCCTGACCTCCGGCGAGTACTTCGAGTACCACGGCGAGTTCTACGACATCCCGAAGACGAAGATGACGCCGGCGCCGTCGCAGCCGGTCCCGATCCTCATCGGCGGGCACGCCGACGCGGCGCTACGCCGCGCTGCGCGCAACGACGGCTGGATGCACGGCGGGGGTGATGCCGAGGAACTCGACACGCTGATCAAGAAGCTGGGGCAGTTCCGCGAGGAGGCCGGCACGGCCGCGAACCCGGATTACCAGATCCACGTGATCTCGATAGACGCCTACACCCCCGACGGCATCAAGCGGCTGGAGGACAAGGGCGTCACCGACGTGATCGTCGGTTTCCGCATCCCCTACGTCATGGGCCAGGACACCGAGCCGCTGGACGCGAAGATCCGCAACCTGGAGATGTTCGCCGAGAACGTCATCGCGAAGCTCTGA
- a CDS encoding glycosyltransferase, whose amino-acid sequence MAHYLLAVSPLQGHVMPIVNVGVGLQGLGHDVSVLTGVEFTGTVRDAGLRMIQLPDRVRIDAPAGTPALLRALPASARRFWLGRAELATVFTEPLAAEAETLRRVLRDEAVDAVVADMTFTGAVPVLLKDEPRPPVVVCGVAPLTISSRDTPPFGMAWKPEPGLDYRQMTTVAHRVIMRSSQRRFDRALRQAGSPESPFFISDWPRLADALLQLTVPEFEYPRSDLPSTVGFVGPLLPAGPAEFDRPPWWGDLERADAVVHVTQGTFDNADLDQLIAPTLEALGGRRDLLVVATTGGRRGQRMRGRVPDNARIADWIPYSALLPHVDVMITNGGYGGVQYALGHGVPLIVAGETSDKAEVAARVDYRGVGVDLKTAWPTAEAVGAAVDLVRRDGRYRAAAEELRAAIAASTPVDAIANTLKRLCDA is encoded by the coding sequence GTGGCCCATTATCTGCTCGCCGTCAGCCCGCTGCAGGGACACGTGATGCCCATCGTCAACGTCGGCGTCGGCCTCCAGGGCCTCGGGCACGACGTCTCCGTGCTGACCGGAGTGGAGTTCACCGGCACGGTGCGCGACGCCGGACTGCGGATGATCCAGCTGCCCGACCGCGTGCGCATCGACGCGCCCGCAGGGACGCCGGCGCTGCTGCGGGCGTTGCCCGCCTCCGCACGCCGGTTCTGGCTGGGCCGGGCGGAATTGGCCACGGTCTTCACCGAACCCCTTGCCGCGGAAGCTGAAACGCTACGCCGGGTGCTGCGCGACGAGGCGGTGGACGCGGTCGTCGCCGACATGACCTTCACCGGCGCGGTGCCCGTGCTGCTGAAGGACGAGCCACGGCCGCCGGTAGTGGTCTGCGGCGTCGCGCCGCTGACGATCTCGAGCAGGGACACCCCGCCCTTCGGCATGGCCTGGAAACCCGAACCCGGCCTCGACTACCGCCAGATGACCACCGTCGCGCACCGGGTGATCATGCGCTCCAGTCAACGACGATTCGATCGCGCACTGCGCCAAGCGGGTTCGCCGGAGTCGCCGTTCTTCATCAGCGACTGGCCGCGGCTGGCGGACGCCCTGCTGCAACTGACGGTGCCGGAGTTCGAATACCCCCGCAGCGACCTTCCGTCGACGGTCGGCTTCGTCGGCCCGCTGCTGCCGGCCGGGCCCGCGGAGTTCGACCGACCGCCGTGGTGGGGCGACCTGGAGCGCGCCGACGCCGTCGTGCACGTCACCCAGGGCACCTTCGACAACGCCGATTTGGACCAACTGATCGCCCCCACCCTGGAAGCCCTCGGTGGTCGCCGGGACCTGCTGGTGGTCGCCACCACCGGCGGCCGGCGCGGACAACGCATGCGCGGCCGGGTGCCCGACAACGCCCGCATCGCCGACTGGATCCCGTACTCTGCGCTGTTGCCGCACGTCGACGTGATGATCACCAACGGCGGCTACGGCGGCGTGCAGTACGCGCTCGGCCACGGCGTCCCGCTGATCGTCGCCGGGGAGACCTCGGACAAGGCCGAGGTGGCCGCGCGCGTGGACTACCGCGGCGTCGGCGTCGACCTCAAGACCGCCTGGCCCACCGCGGAAGCCGTCGGCGCCGCCGTCGACCTCGTGCGGCGCGACGGCCGGTACCGAGCCGCCGCCGAGGAGCTGCGCGCAGCGATCGCGGCGTCCACGCCGGTGGACGCGATCGCCAACACCCTCAAACGCCTCTGCGACGCGTGA
- a CDS encoding class I SAM-dependent methyltransferase, translating to MTGKRYDVPDAFDAGARAYDGLVGANPGYQEHLRLSAQRMQLPDQGRGLRLLDIGCGTGLSTAALLSVAPHAEIVAVDGSAGMLAQARAKKWPAAVTFVHSRAETLHDAGVTGAFDGILAAYLVRNVDDGDDVLGSLLKLLKPGAVLAVHEYSVRDSRRATAIWNIVSTAIIIPAGRLRSGDAGLYRYLRRSVNEFDGAEEFRDRLRRNGFVDVESMTVPGWQRDIVHTFLGRAPHAATD from the coding sequence ATGACCGGCAAGCGCTACGACGTTCCCGATGCGTTCGACGCCGGGGCCCGGGCCTACGACGGCCTGGTCGGCGCCAACCCCGGCTATCAGGAGCATCTTCGCCTGTCCGCGCAGCGAATGCAGTTGCCCGACCAGGGCCGGGGCCTGCGACTACTCGACATCGGTTGTGGCACAGGCTTGTCCACCGCGGCACTGCTGAGCGTGGCGCCGCACGCCGAGATCGTCGCAGTGGACGGATCGGCGGGCATGCTGGCGCAGGCGCGCGCGAAGAAATGGCCGGCGGCGGTGACGTTCGTGCACAGTCGCGCCGAGACACTCCACGACGCCGGGGTTACCGGCGCGTTCGACGGCATTCTCGCCGCGTACCTGGTCCGCAACGTGGACGACGGGGACGACGTACTGGGGTCGCTGCTGAAACTGCTCAAGCCCGGGGCGGTGCTCGCGGTGCACGAGTACTCGGTGCGCGACTCACGGCGGGCGACCGCCATCTGGAACATCGTCAGCACCGCGATCATCATCCCGGCGGGGCGCCTGCGTTCCGGCGACGCCGGTCTCTACCGGTACCTGCGCCGCAGCGTCAACGAGTTCGACGGCGCCGAGGAGTTCCGTGATCGGCTGCGGCGCAACGGATTCGTCGATGTCGAGAGCATGACCGTGCCGGGCTGGCAGCGCGACATCGTGCACACGTTCCTCGGCAGGGCCCCGCACGCGGCGACCGATTGA
- a CDS encoding alpha/beta hydrolase: protein MSRRTFGGLTLAAAAGIVGSGLGASAHAAPGGVPAAATLARNVVLVHGLYADGSSWIDVVPHLQNAGLNVAVVQNPLTTLADAAAETRRVLALQHGPTVLAGHSWSGTVVSEVGDDPSVSSLVYVSARAPDAGEDFPALAKRFPTAPASAGVVVASDGYAQLNEAAFLSDFAAGVPVERARALFAVQGRNRATLPAERTTAAAWHAKPSWYQVSTQDRTINPDLQRFLAHRMGARTIELDTSHVSLITRPREVADLILAAAGIAV, encoded by the coding sequence GTGTCGAGAAGAACGTTCGGCGGTCTCACGCTGGCTGCCGCGGCAGGGATCGTCGGCAGCGGGCTGGGAGCGTCGGCGCATGCGGCACCCGGTGGCGTGCCCGCCGCCGCGACTCTCGCCCGCAACGTCGTGCTGGTGCACGGGCTGTATGCGGACGGATCGTCCTGGATCGACGTGGTGCCGCACCTGCAGAACGCCGGGCTGAACGTCGCGGTGGTACAGAATCCGCTGACCACGCTCGCCGACGCCGCGGCGGAGACGCGCCGAGTGTTGGCGCTGCAGCACGGGCCGACGGTGCTGGCCGGGCATTCCTGGTCGGGGACCGTCGTCAGCGAGGTCGGCGACGACCCGTCGGTGAGCTCGCTGGTGTACGTGTCGGCTCGGGCGCCCGACGCAGGCGAGGACTTCCCCGCGCTGGCGAAACGGTTCCCGACAGCGCCCGCGTCGGCGGGTGTGGTGGTCGCCTCGGACGGCTACGCCCAACTGAATGAAGCCGCGTTCCTGTCCGACTTCGCCGCGGGCGTCCCCGTAGAACGGGCCCGGGCGTTGTTCGCGGTGCAGGGCCGCAACCGCGCGACGCTGCCGGCCGAGCGCACCACGGCTGCGGCCTGGCATGCTAAGCCGAGCTGGTATCAGGTATCGACCCAGGACCGCACCATCAACCCGGACCTGCAGCGCTTCCTGGCCCACCGGATGGGCGCGCGCACAATCGAACTCGACACGTCGCACGTGTCGCTGATCACCAGGCCGCGCGAGGTGGCCGACCTGATTCTGGCGGCCGCCGGAATCGCGGTCTAG
- a CDS encoding glyoxalase, producing the protein MTDTPPVTVDALHVADPADAWTQAGFSVDPDDVCRVGGVRLRLVGRDHGTGIVGWSLRGWPPDLDVFDSIPTTGSDADHAAAAAHANGVTGIDHVVLMSPNLDRTVAALASVGVAPRRERDAELGGRPIRQIFFRLGEVILEVVGSPTAAGQGPSTLWGITYVVTDIDAAASFFGDRTSAVKPAVQPGRRITTLRNLEFGMSVRTAMISAPYPRTP; encoded by the coding sequence ATGACCGACACCCCGCCTGTCACCGTCGACGCACTGCACGTCGCTGATCCCGCCGACGCCTGGACGCAGGCCGGGTTCAGCGTCGATCCGGACGACGTCTGCCGCGTCGGCGGGGTGCGCCTGCGACTGGTCGGCCGCGACCACGGCACGGGCATCGTCGGCTGGTCCCTGCGCGGATGGCCGCCGGATCTCGACGTCTTCGACAGCATCCCGACCACCGGCTCGGACGCAGACCACGCCGCTGCCGCCGCACACGCCAACGGCGTGACCGGGATCGATCACGTCGTGCTCATGTCGCCGAACCTGGACCGGACGGTCGCGGCACTGGCCTCGGTGGGCGTGGCCCCGCGCCGCGAGCGTGACGCCGAATTGGGCGGACGCCCGATCCGCCAGATCTTCTTCCGGCTGGGCGAGGTGATCCTCGAGGTCGTCGGCTCCCCCACCGCAGCGGGCCAAGGGCCGTCAACGCTGTGGGGCATCACCTACGTGGTGACGGACATCGACGCGGCCGCGTCGTTCTTCGGTGATCGCACCTCCGCGGTGAAACCGGCGGTGCAGCCGGGCCGGCGGATCACCACGCTGCGGAACCTCGAGTTCGGGATGTCGGTCCGAACGGCGATGATCTCGGCCCCTTATCCTCGTACCCCATGA
- the rnhA gene encoding ribonuclease HI, translated as MNESTEDPVVIHTDGGCRPNPGPGGWGAVLRRGAHVREMFGGEAATTSNNRMELMAPIMALEALTRPVVVHLHTDSTYVRNGITKWVFGWERNGWLTAAKQPVKNVDLWQRLQIACAQHRVEWFWVKGHSGIADNELADQLATRGLQEAVAAAV; from the coding sequence ATGAACGAGTCCACCGAGGACCCCGTCGTCATCCACACCGACGGCGGCTGCCGGCCCAACCCGGGCCCCGGCGGCTGGGGTGCCGTGCTGCGCCGCGGCGCACACGTGCGCGAGATGTTCGGCGGTGAGGCCGCGACGACGAGCAACAACCGGATGGAGCTGATGGCGCCGATTATGGCGCTGGAGGCGCTGACCCGGCCGGTGGTGGTGCACCTGCACACCGACAGCACCTATGTCCGCAACGGCATCACCAAGTGGGTGTTCGGCTGGGAGCGCAACGGCTGGCTGACCGCCGCCAAGCAGCCGGTGAAGAACGTCGATCTGTGGCAGCGGCTCCAGATCGCCTGCGCGCAGCACCGCGTCGAATGGTTCTGGGTGAAGGGCCACTCGGGTATCGCCGACAACGAGCTTGCCGATCAGTTGGCGACCCGCGGTCTGCAGGAAGCGGTCGCCGCGGCCGTCTGA
- a CDS encoding DUF4267 domain-containing protein, which yields MTTTIGYVLAGLIAAAIIFVGARFLVAPRVAAAGYGVQPDLGQPSVGAYLSVKGVRDIASGLFVLILLAAGATHLLGWVILAATVIPLADAAIVLRNGGPGSIAWGVHGGTAGLMLVTAALLLL from the coding sequence ATGACCACCACCATCGGCTACGTCCTCGCCGGACTCATCGCCGCGGCCATCATCTTCGTCGGTGCCCGATTCCTCGTCGCGCCGCGCGTCGCCGCGGCCGGATACGGGGTGCAACCGGATCTCGGACAGCCCTCCGTAGGCGCCTATCTGAGCGTGAAGGGCGTCCGGGACATCGCTTCGGGGCTGTTCGTCCTGATTCTCCTGGCTGCCGGCGCGACGCACCTGCTGGGCTGGGTCATCCTGGCCGCCACGGTGATTCCGCTGGCCGATGCGGCCATCGTGCTCCGCAACGGCGGCCCCGGGTCCATCGCCTGGGGAGTGCACGGCGGCACCGCCGGCCTGATGCTCGTGACCGCCGCGCTGCTGCTGCTCTGA
- a CDS encoding DUF1772 domain-containing protein produces the protein MVFGHIASAAALIAVLATAVVYGTDVFCAIVVRPAMARVDDGALVAAMGNMHRFGDRRMPVPGVIGIVGAATTAVLATVTAHWAQAIAAGAALVLLSVWIVLYVRVSAPINRQLTAAATAGESLPDGRALQARWERIIDARATLQGLAVAALCVALTV, from the coding sequence ATGGTCTTCGGTCACATCGCCAGCGCGGCCGCACTGATCGCAGTGCTGGCCACCGCGGTCGTCTACGGCACGGACGTGTTCTGCGCGATCGTCGTGCGGCCCGCGATGGCACGCGTCGACGACGGTGCCCTGGTCGCGGCGATGGGGAACATGCACCGGTTCGGGGACCGGCGGATGCCGGTGCCCGGGGTGATCGGGATCGTCGGCGCGGCGACGACCGCCGTGTTGGCCACGGTCACCGCCCACTGGGCCCAGGCGATCGCGGCAGGGGCAGCCCTGGTCCTGCTGTCGGTCTGGATCGTGCTCTACGTGCGGGTGAGCGCACCCATCAACCGGCAACTGACAGCGGCGGCGACCGCCGGCGAGTCGCTACCGGACGGCCGTGCACTGCAGGCCCGGTGGGAACGGATCATCGACGCCCGCGCAACACTGCAGGGCCTGGCAGTGGCCGCCCTGTGCGTGGCGCTGACAGTCTGA
- a CDS encoding TetR/AcrR family transcriptional regulator, with the protein MAAEDRRERERAARRLLIITTARRLAEAEGWDAVTTRRLSTEIEYSQPVLYKHFTGMEQIAEAVALDGFGELTDAIRAARSDDGPPRDALARVARAYLDFAGDNPAVYDAMFTRATTLRFAADDTPPQLTAAFAALRHAIGRVADAQSIDTHTEVFFAALHGLATLDRAARLRPDAESDRLDQLVEQFTRGR; encoded by the coding sequence ATGGCCGCCGAAGACCGCCGGGAACGCGAACGCGCCGCACGACGGTTGCTGATCATCACGACGGCGCGTCGGCTGGCCGAAGCCGAAGGCTGGGACGCGGTCACCACGCGTCGGCTGTCCACCGAGATCGAGTACAGCCAGCCCGTCTTGTACAAGCACTTCACCGGCATGGAACAGATCGCCGAAGCCGTCGCCCTCGACGGGTTCGGCGAGCTGACGGACGCGATCCGCGCCGCCCGCTCCGACGACGGCCCGCCACGGGACGCCCTGGCCCGGGTCGCACGCGCATACCTCGACTTCGCGGGCGACAACCCGGCCGTCTACGACGCGATGTTCACCCGCGCGACGACGTTGCGGTTCGCCGCCGACGACACACCGCCGCAGCTGACCGCGGCCTTCGCCGCGTTGCGCCACGCGATCGGGCGAGTGGCCGACGCACAGAGCATCGACACTCACACCGAGGTGTTCTTCGCCGCGCTGCACGGACTTGCCACCCTCGACCGTGCCGCACGATTGCGTCCCGACGCCGAATCGGACCGTCTCGACCAGCTCGTCGAGCAGTTCACCCGCGGCCGGTGA
- a CDS encoding serine hydrolase domain-containing protein, protein MTVPGSRMARACGTGAVLVVLAAVPSCGHTAQPPPATDTAATAPTTTVPTTKMPTTNPPVAPAPEFAPIAQLVNDAIAAHRLPGAVVMVGHGGKIVFRQAFGQRKLAGEPGLDGTPAPAEPMTEDTLFDLASLTKSVATAPSVMQLYDRGRVKIDESVQTYLPDFNPHNDPRRARVTLRMLLTHTSGIAGDLSLDGPWGLDRADKADGLRRALGAWVVYEPGEQFHYSDINFILLGAIVEKLTAQSLDTYARDHVFTPLGMQDTRYLPAAKACGPHRIRGTALVADPGAPAARDCPAGTWNTELLSRVAPTAIDEDTPGINPDFGHPLRGTVHDPTARRMGGATGSAGVFSTVHDLGLYAQALLDLLAGRPGTFPLDRSTAQLMTTPQQPGHHPGQIDTANAKDAVSVHYPAIPGQNLRGFGWDIDTSHSRPRGTIFPVGSFGHTGFTGTTLWLDPGSDTYVIVLANVIHQRGGPPITRLSGDVATAAARALRLYGS, encoded by the coding sequence GTGACGGTGCCAGGATCGCGGATGGCACGGGCGTGCGGAACGGGAGCCGTTCTCGTCGTCCTCGCCGCGGTCCCGTCGTGCGGCCACACCGCGCAGCCGCCCCCGGCGACCGATACGGCCGCGACGGCACCCACGACGACCGTGCCCACCACGAAGATGCCCACCACGAACCCGCCCGTGGCGCCCGCGCCCGAGTTCGCCCCCATCGCCCAGCTGGTGAACGACGCGATCGCGGCACACCGGCTGCCCGGCGCGGTCGTGATGGTCGGGCACGGCGGAAAGATCGTGTTCCGCCAGGCCTTCGGGCAGCGCAAGCTCGCCGGCGAACCCGGGCTGGACGGGACGCCCGCGCCCGCCGAGCCGATGACCGAGGACACCCTCTTCGACCTGGCGTCGCTGACCAAGAGCGTCGCGACGGCGCCGTCCGTCATGCAGCTGTATGACCGGGGCCGGGTGAAGATCGACGAGTCCGTGCAGACCTATCTGCCCGATTTCAACCCGCACAACGACCCGCGGCGGGCCCGGGTGACACTGCGCATGCTGCTGACACACACCTCGGGCATCGCCGGAGATCTGAGCCTGGACGGCCCGTGGGGGCTGGACCGGGCCGACAAAGCCGACGGTCTTCGCCGCGCGCTCGGCGCCTGGGTGGTGTACGAACCCGGCGAGCAATTCCACTACTCCGACATCAACTTCATCCTGCTCGGCGCGATCGTCGAGAAGCTCACCGCCCAGTCACTGGACACCTACGCCCGCGACCACGTCTTCACCCCGCTGGGCATGCAGGACACCCGATACCTGCCTGCAGCCAAAGCCTGCGGGCCACACCGGATCCGGGGCACCGCGCTCGTCGCCGATCCCGGGGCTCCTGCGGCCCGCGACTGCCCGGCGGGCACGTGGAACACCGAACTGCTGTCGCGCGTCGCGCCCACCGCGATCGACGAGGACACCCCGGGCATCAACCCCGACTTCGGCCATCCGCTGCGCGGGACGGTGCACGACCCGACCGCGCGCCGGATGGGTGGCGCGACCGGCAGCGCCGGGGTGTTCTCCACCGTGCACGACCTCGGCCTGTACGCGCAGGCCCTGCTCGACCTCCTCGCCGGCCGCCCCGGCACGTTCCCCCTCGACCGCTCCACCGCACAGCTGATGACGACCCCGCAGCAGCCCGGGCACCATCCGGGCCAGATCGACACGGCGAACGCGAAAGACGCTGTCAGCGTTCACTATCCGGCCATACCGGGACAGAACCTGCGCGGCTTCGGCTGGGACATCGACACCTCGCACTCCCGGCCCCGCGGCACCATCTTCCCCGTCGGCAGCTTCGGCCACACGGGCTTCACCGGGACGACGCTGTGGCTGGACCCCGGCTCGGACACCTACGTGATCGTGCTGGCGAACGTGATCCACCAGCGCGGCGGCCCACCCATCACCCGGTTGAGCGGCGACGTGGCCACCGCTGCGGCCCGGGCTCTACGCCTCTACGGAAGCTGA
- a CDS encoding LuxR C-terminal-related transcriptional regulator: protein MTGDGYTKSETAAHLFIRPRTVEWHLGRIFAKLGCLRGGQAAWLSGGAGPPGWPGSSVR from the coding sequence TTGACAGGCGACGGATACACCAAATCAGAGACCGCGGCTCATCTGTTCATCAGGCCGCGCACCGTGGAATGGCACCTCGGCAGGATCTTCGCCAAGCTGGGGTGTCTTCGCGGCGGTCAGGCGGCTTGGTTGTCGGGTGGTGCGGGTCCGCCGGGTTGGCCGGGATCGTCGGTCCGTTGA